The Terriglobia bacterium genome contains a region encoding:
- a CDS encoding HAD-IA family hydrolase: MLIECPDGKRLRDRSVFRLREAGPNSYPLPMDAANSEKLILAVLFDFDGTLTEPGSLDFGVIRDAIGCPRGRPVLEFINGLRSQVERAEALKILDEFEGVAARQSRPNAGAEEVLEFLRARGLKVGIISRNSLTSIQTALANFKRIHPSDFAVILSRDDPYSPKPSPEGILAAARALGVPAAQVLVVGDFVFDVEAGQKAGAATAFLTNRGSSHPCACPADFTLEHLGELKVIINLHAPLPPGKLPNDLLRQFLAELGAGDPSMLLPPGVGEDVAALLLAGEEVLVLKSDPITFATDDAGYYAAAVNVNDIVTSGATPRWLLASLLFPLGTNAARIRGTMQELEHAARAQGLILCGGHTEITDAVTRPLIAAQAAGTAARRDLIDKKKMAEGDGIILTKRLAVEGTCIIAREFPDRLREFGMDEDEIQRCRQFLFDPGISVTKEAQIAAGTGRVSAMHDITEGGLATALQELSIAGGHRLRVNLDRIPVYQETSKICRLLGLSPLGLIGSGSLLITCEPAAVEGLVETLRAARIDAARLGEVLEQGIGVEAVDAKGSPQSWPQFDIDEIARLSSNLRSKSSSGDRAGCRESD; the protein is encoded by the coding sequence TTGCTCATCGAATGCCCCGATGGAAAGCGCCTGCGGGACAGGTCTGTTTTCCGCTTGCGGGAAGCAGGGCCGAACTCCTATCCTCTGCCCATGGATGCGGCGAATTCCGAGAAATTGATCCTGGCGGTATTGTTTGATTTCGACGGCACACTTACCGAGCCCGGCTCGCTGGACTTCGGCGTCATCAGAGATGCCATCGGCTGTCCACGGGGACGTCCGGTGCTCGAGTTCATCAATGGCCTGCGGTCACAGGTAGAACGCGCGGAGGCCTTGAAAATCCTCGATGAATTCGAAGGCGTAGCCGCGCGCCAATCGCGCCCCAATGCAGGTGCGGAAGAGGTGCTCGAATTCCTGCGGGCGCGGGGCCTGAAGGTCGGAATCATCAGCCGCAACAGCCTGACCTCGATCCAGACTGCTTTGGCAAATTTCAAGCGCATCCACCCCTCTGATTTCGCAGTGATCCTCTCGCGGGACGACCCTTACAGTCCCAAACCGAGCCCGGAAGGAATTCTGGCGGCAGCCCGAGCCCTGGGGGTCCCCGCCGCTCAGGTTCTGGTCGTCGGCGATTTTGTCTTCGATGTCGAGGCGGGACAAAAGGCGGGGGCGGCCACAGCCTTTCTGACCAATCGCGGTTCCTCGCATCCTTGTGCTTGTCCGGCGGACTTCACCTTGGAACACCTGGGAGAGTTGAAGGTGATCATCAACCTCCATGCGCCGTTGCCGCCCGGCAAATTGCCCAACGATCTCCTCCGACAGTTCCTGGCGGAGCTCGGCGCAGGCGATCCTTCCATGCTGTTGCCGCCAGGCGTGGGGGAGGATGTCGCCGCCCTCCTTCTCGCGGGAGAGGAAGTCCTGGTTCTCAAGTCCGATCCGATTACATTCGCCACTGATGACGCCGGCTACTACGCGGCCGCCGTCAACGTCAACGACATCGTTACCTCGGGCGCCACGCCCCGCTGGCTTCTCGCCTCGCTGCTGTTTCCCCTCGGGACCAACGCAGCCCGGATTCGCGGCACCATGCAGGAACTTGAGCACGCGGCGCGCGCGCAGGGCCTGATCCTGTGCGGCGGCCACACGGAGATCACCGATGCGGTCACGCGCCCGCTGATTGCGGCCCAGGCTGCGGGAACAGCTGCCAGGCGGGATCTGATCGACAAGAAAAAGATGGCCGAAGGAGATGGAATCATCCTGACCAAAAGGCTGGCTGTCGAAGGTACATGTATTATCGCCCGCGAATTCCCGGACCGGTTGCGGGAATTCGGAATGGATGAGGACGAGATACAGCGATGCCGCCAGTTCCTCTTCGATCCGGGCATCAGCGTGACGAAAGAAGCTCAGATAGCGGCCGGCACCGGCAGGGTTTCTGCCATGCACGACATCACCGAAGGGGGCTTGGCAACCGCCCTTCAAGAGCTGAGCATTGCCGGAGGCCATCGCCTCCGCGTCAACCTTGACCGCATTCCGGTCTACCAGGAGACAAGCAAGATCTGTCGCCTCCTGGGTCTCTCGCCGCTCGGATTGATCGGTTCCGGCAGTCTGCTGATCACATGCGAGCCCGCGGCAGTGGAGGGTTTGGTCGAGACACTGCGCGCGGCACGAATCGATGCCGCCCGCCTGGGAGAGGTGCTCGAACAAGGCATTGGGGTCGAGGCTGTGGATGCCAAGGGCAGTCCTCAATCCTGGCCCCAGTTCGATATCGACGAAATCGCCCGACTCAGCTCAAACCTCCGGTCAAAATCAAGCAGTGGAGATCGTGCGGGATGCCGTGAGAGCGACTGA
- the hypD gene encoding hydrogenase formation protein HypD, with protein sequence MKFIDEYRDPRAAEGYARAIRHITTKPWTIMEVCGGQTHAIVRFGVDELLPGEVTLVHGPGCPVCVTPVELIEKAIEIAATPGVVFCSFGDMLRVPGTSKDLLSVKAQGGDVRIVYSPLDALKIARENPTCQVVFFAVGFETTAPANAMAVYQASRQEIPNFSLLVSHVLVPPAIEAILSSPSNLVRGFLAAGHVCTVMGYAEYEPIARKYHVPIVVTGFEPLDILQGIYMTIRQLEEGRAEVENQYTRAVARDGNRPAMELIRDVFEVVPRKWRGVGEIPASGLGLKPKYAAFDAEKRFGLAHRVVEESSVCISGSVLQGVKKPHECPAFGVACTPEHPLGATMVSTEGTCAAYYRYRRVRLQGLPLPRLETGS encoded by the coding sequence ATGAAGTTCATCGACGAGTATCGAGACCCCAGGGCAGCCGAAGGCTACGCTCGCGCCATCCGGCATATTACCACCAAGCCTTGGACCATCATGGAGGTTTGCGGCGGCCAGACCCATGCCATAGTGAGATTCGGAGTTGATGAGTTGTTGCCCGGAGAAGTGACGCTCGTGCACGGTCCCGGTTGCCCCGTGTGCGTCACGCCCGTGGAACTGATCGAGAAGGCGATCGAGATCGCCGCCACTCCCGGTGTGGTGTTCTGTTCCTTCGGCGACATGCTGCGCGTGCCGGGCACGTCCAAGGATCTGCTCTCGGTCAAGGCGCAAGGTGGCGACGTCCGCATCGTCTATTCCCCACTCGATGCTTTGAAGATTGCGCGCGAGAACCCCACGTGCCAGGTGGTCTTTTTTGCGGTAGGCTTCGAGACGACCGCTCCGGCCAACGCTATGGCGGTATACCAGGCATCCCGACAGGAAATACCGAACTTCTCCCTTCTGGTATCGCACGTGCTTGTTCCGCCCGCCATCGAAGCCATACTCTCATCACCCTCAAACCTCGTGCGGGGATTCCTGGCAGCCGGACATGTGTGCACAGTCATGGGCTATGCAGAGTACGAACCGATCGCGCGCAAATACCATGTTCCGATCGTGGTGACCGGATTTGAACCTCTTGACATCCTGCAGGGCATCTACATGACCATCCGACAGCTCGAGGAAGGACGCGCGGAGGTGGAGAACCAATACACGCGCGCGGTCGCAAGGGATGGGAACCGGCCGGCAATGGAGCTGATCCGGGATGTGTTCGAGGTGGTGCCGCGCAAGTGGCGGGGTGTGGGAGAGATCCCTGCCAGCGGGCTGGGACTGAAGCCGAAGTATGCAGCTTTCGATGCGGAGAAACGCTTCGGACTGGCCCATCGTGTCGTTGAAGAATCGTCGGTGTGCATCAGCGGTTCCGTGTTGCAGGGGGTCAAGAAACCCCACGAGTGCCCGGCATTCGGTGTCGCATGCACACCCGAACACCCTCTGGGAGCGACGATGGTCTCGACCGAGGGAACCTGCGCCGCCTACTACCGGTATCGCAGGGTCCGGCTGCAGGGTCTTCCGTTGCCCCGTCTGGAGACTGGATCATGA
- a CDS encoding PilZ domain-containing protein, whose product MSGKTQRNNDRSLCADLIKIVWTDESGSKQKALAALEDISPGGACLQVERPIPVDTPISILYPDGRYHGRIRYCVFQHTGYFLGVKFDPGYEWSKQQYMPSHLLELHTIRNKRK is encoded by the coding sequence GTGAGCGGAAAAACGCAGCGAAACAATGACCGCAGCCTTTGCGCCGATCTGATCAAGATCGTCTGGACCGATGAGTCAGGCAGCAAACAGAAGGCGCTGGCTGCGCTGGAAGACATTTCGCCCGGTGGTGCCTGCCTCCAGGTCGAGCGTCCCATACCCGTGGATACCCCTATCTCCATTCTCTATCCGGACGGCCGATATCATGGGCGCATCCGGTATTGCGTTTTCCAGCACACGGGCTACTTCCTAGGTGTCAAGTTCGATCCCGGCTATGAGTGGTCCAAACAGCAGTACATGCCCTCGCACCTCCTCGAGTTGCACACGATTCGAAACAAAAGGAAATAG
- a CDS encoding thioredoxin family protein, translating into MVATPSTMLALGTPAPEFHLSDVISGKTISLSTFAGKKGLLVMFLSRHCPYVQHVKEELARIGRDYGGKGIGIAAISANDVSGYPDDAPERLREMAEQTGFNFPFCYDESQATARAYSAACTPDFFLFDARRKLVYRGQLDGSRPGNETPVNGRDLRSALDAVLAGKAVPADQKPSLGCNIKWKPGNEPSSAR; encoded by the coding sequence ATGGTAGCGACACCATCGACAATGCTGGCACTGGGTACGCCCGCGCCGGAATTCCATCTGTCCGACGTGATTTCGGGGAAGACGATTTCCCTTTCTACGTTTGCGGGGAAAAAGGGATTGCTGGTCATGTTCCTTTCCCGGCATTGCCCCTACGTTCAACATGTCAAGGAAGAGCTTGCACGCATAGGCCGAGACTATGGCGGAAAAGGCATAGGAATCGCCGCCATTTCTGCCAATGATGTTTCCGGCTACCCTGACGACGCGCCGGAACGTCTCAGGGAGATGGCGGAGCAGACAGGTTTCAATTTCCCGTTCTGCTATGACGAGAGTCAGGCGACGGCCCGCGCCTACTCGGCTGCCTGTACGCCCGATTTTTTCCTGTTCGACGCCAGGCGCAAGCTTGTGTATCGTGGGCAGCTGGATGGCAGCCGGCCCGGCAACGAAACCCCCGTGAACGGTCGCGATCTGCGCAGCGCGCTCGACGCAGTCCTGGCCGGGAAGGCGGTGCCTGCAGATCAGAAGCCTAGCCTCGGCTGCAATATCAAGTGGAAGCCGGGCAATGAACCGAGCTCTGCGCGGTGA
- a CDS encoding acyl-CoA thioesterase has protein sequence MRKNSNEPDFVDSVVNVRYAETDQMGVVYYANYLVWFEVGRVAWCRARGFHYRDLEAVHGRMMVVAEASCRYKAPARFDDDILIRTAAGSATDKVVRFVYEIRNARTGQLLATGESKHVVTDREFRPARLPGQIRKLFPL, from the coding sequence ATGCGCAAAAACTCAAATGAGCCGGATTTCGTGGATTCCGTTGTCAATGTGCGCTATGCCGAAACCGATCAAATGGGCGTCGTCTACTACGCGAATTACCTGGTCTGGTTCGAGGTCGGCAGGGTGGCGTGGTGTCGCGCCCGTGGCTTCCATTATCGCGACCTGGAGGCTGTGCATGGCCGCATGATGGTGGTCGCGGAGGCGAGCTGCCGCTACAAGGCTCCGGCGCGCTTTGACGACGACATCCTGATCCGAACGGCGGCCGGCTCCGCTACCGACAAAGTGGTGCGCTTCGTTTATGAGATCCGGAACGCGCGGACGGGACAATTGCTCGCGACGGGCGAGAGCAAGCATGTGGTGACCGACCGAGAATTCCGCCCTGCCCGGCTGCCGGGACAGATCCGAAAGCTCTTTCCATTGTGA
- a CDS encoding hydrogenase maturation nickel metallochaperone HypA, which translates to MHELSIAQGIVDIIGQYVPEDQAPEVRLVKVRVGRLAGVVPDSLDFCFGAIVSGTSLGLARLAIEETPIQSRCTGCGEIFAVEGAAFLCPGCGSAEIKIISGTELQVVEIELLDRQAETV; encoded by the coding sequence ATGCACGAGCTGTCGATTGCCCAGGGAATCGTGGATATCATCGGGCAGTATGTGCCCGAAGACCAGGCGCCGGAAGTCAGGCTCGTGAAAGTCAGAGTCGGCCGGCTGGCAGGGGTTGTCCCGGACTCTCTCGATTTCTGCTTCGGCGCGATCGTAAGCGGCACCTCGCTGGGTCTGGCGCGCCTGGCGATCGAGGAGACGCCGATCCAATCTCGGTGTACCGGCTGCGGTGAGATTTTCGCCGTGGAGGGGGCTGCCTTTCTGTGTCCCGGTTGTGGCAGCGCCGAGATCAAGATAATCTCAGGGACGGAGTTGCAGGTCGTCGAGATCGAGTTGTTGGACCGGCAGGCGGAAACGGTATGA
- the hypF gene encoding carbamoyltransferase HypF, which yields MVIQRAHIAIRGAVQGVGFRPFVYRLAVELNLQGWVLNSGEGVFIEVQGERGLLETFLLRLETEKPARSFIQSLEFSYLDPAVFDGFEIRRSSSDGARNALVMPDIATCPDCLADILDPTNRRYRYPFTNCTHCGPRFTIIESLPYDRGNTSMKCFEMCPACRREYEDPLDRRFHAQPTACPGCGPRLELWDASGQVLAESDEALLQAAAALRSGRIAAVKGLGGFHLVVDARNDEAVLCLRTRKRREEKPLALMYPAVSTVRSHCEVSRLEERLLLSAESPIVLLRRVRTAAPPADAIAPAVAPDNPYLGVMLPYTPLHHLLMRELAFPVVATSGNLADEPICIDEREALERLSGIADVFLVHDRPIVRHVDDSIVRVMLGRELVLRRARGYAPLPLNLKLRAPTMLAVGGHLKNTIALSLGNNVFISQHIGDLETPEAAEALRKVIVSFEGLYEARPERVVADMHPDYLSTRFARSCGRPLTVVQHHYAHIAACMAENELDGPVLGVSWDGTGYGLDGTIWGGEFLAVGGESSFRRVASLRSFRLPGGASAIKEPRRAALGVLYEIFGNALFERSDLMPVRAFSHAEAPVLARMLERAVNSPLTSSAGRLFDAVAAIAGLRQRVSFEGQAAMELEFAATGNDADGEYPFKLSNRRTETGNPELIVADWEPAILAMIQDLKRDVPVGTVAARFHRTLVEVIVAVARRVALERVALSGGCFQNRILTERAVRRLETEGFRPYWHQRIPPNDGGIALGQIVAVLRSRQGGE from the coding sequence ATTGTGATTCAAAGAGCTCACATTGCCATCCGGGGAGCCGTACAGGGAGTCGGCTTCCGGCCATTCGTCTATCGCCTTGCAGTCGAACTGAACCTGCAGGGCTGGGTATTGAACTCCGGCGAAGGCGTATTCATTGAAGTGCAGGGCGAGAGGGGATTGCTGGAGACCTTCCTGCTCCGGCTGGAAACCGAAAAGCCTGCACGCTCCTTCATCCAAAGCCTCGAGTTTTCCTACCTTGATCCTGCGGTGTTCGACGGCTTCGAGATCCGTCGCAGCAGCTCTGACGGCGCCCGGAATGCACTTGTGATGCCGGATATCGCTACGTGCCCGGACTGCCTTGCCGACATCCTCGATCCGACAAACCGCCGCTACCGCTACCCTTTTACCAACTGCACCCACTGCGGCCCGCGCTTCACTATCATCGAGTCGCTCCCCTACGATCGCGGCAACACTTCGATGAAGTGCTTCGAAATGTGCCCGGCATGCCGGCGGGAGTACGAGGACCCGTTGGATCGTCGTTTTCACGCCCAACCGACCGCCTGTCCTGGCTGCGGGCCGAGACTCGAGCTATGGGATGCATCGGGACAAGTCCTGGCAGAGAGCGACGAGGCTCTCCTCCAGGCAGCGGCGGCGCTGCGGTCGGGCCGGATTGCAGCCGTCAAAGGCTTGGGCGGTTTCCACCTGGTCGTTGACGCCCGCAACGACGAGGCGGTACTGTGTTTGCGCACCCGCAAGCGGCGGGAGGAAAAGCCGCTGGCGCTGATGTACCCTGCAGTCAGTACTGTCCGTAGTCACTGCGAGGTATCGCGCCTGGAAGAACGCCTGCTGCTCTCGGCGGAATCTCCCATCGTCCTGCTCCGACGCGTGCGCACTGCCGCGCCACCAGCCGATGCTATTGCACCCGCGGTTGCTCCGGATAACCCCTATCTGGGCGTGATGCTTCCTTACACCCCCTTGCACCATCTCTTGATGCGCGAACTGGCTTTCCCTGTGGTCGCAACCAGCGGCAACCTGGCGGATGAGCCCATTTGCATCGATGAGCGCGAGGCCCTCGAGAGGCTGAGCGGCATCGCGGATGTTTTCCTGGTACACGATCGCCCCATCGTGCGTCATGTGGACGACTCGATCGTGCGGGTCATGCTCGGCCGGGAACTCGTGCTGCGCCGGGCGCGCGGCTATGCACCCCTGCCGCTGAACCTGAAGCTGCGCGCACCCACGATGCTGGCTGTCGGGGGGCACCTGAAGAACACCATCGCCCTCTCCCTGGGGAACAATGTCTTCATCAGCCAGCACATTGGGGACCTCGAGACTCCGGAAGCAGCGGAGGCACTTCGCAAGGTGATCGTCAGTTTCGAGGGGCTTTATGAGGCCCGGCCAGAAAGAGTGGTCGCAGACATGCATCCTGACTACCTCTCGACCCGGTTTGCCCGATCTTGCGGCCGGCCGCTGACGGTTGTGCAGCACCACTACGCGCACATCGCAGCCTGCATGGCAGAGAATGAGCTGGACGGTCCGGTGCTAGGTGTATCCTGGGACGGCACAGGCTACGGGCTCGACGGCACCATCTGGGGCGGGGAGTTTCTGGCGGTTGGAGGGGAATCCTCGTTCCGTCGTGTCGCTTCCCTGCGCAGTTTCCGGCTGCCCGGCGGTGCCAGCGCAATCAAGGAGCCAAGGCGGGCGGCGCTTGGGGTATTATATGAGATCTTCGGCAATGCCCTCTTCGAGCGTAGCGACCTGATGCCGGTGCGCGCGTTCAGCCACGCAGAGGCGCCGGTCCTGGCCCGGATGCTGGAAAGGGCGGTGAACTCGCCGCTGACGTCGAGCGCAGGCCGGCTCTTCGATGCCGTGGCGGCTATCGCCGGATTGCGGCAGCGGGTCAGCTTCGAAGGTCAGGCGGCGATGGAGCTCGAATTTGCGGCCACGGGAAATGATGCCGACGGTGAATATCCGTTCAAGCTGAGCAATCGGCGCACGGAAACCGGAAATCCGGAGCTGATCGTCGCAGACTGGGAGCCGGCAATTCTCGCGATGATCCAGGATCTGAAAAGAGATGTGCCGGTCGGGACCGTAGCTGCCCGGTTTCACCGGACACTTGTGGAGGTTATTGTCGCAGTCGCTCGACGCGTCGCGCTGGAGCGCGTCGCTTTGTCGGGCGGCTGTTTTCAAAACAGGATTTTGACTGAACGCGCGGTCCGGAGGCTCGAAACGGAGGGCTTCCGGCCTTACTGGCACCAGCGCATTCCCCCGAACGACGGTGGAATCGCGCTGGGGCAGATCGTGGCGGTCCTGCGTTCCCGGCAAGGGGGTGAGTAA
- a CDS encoding HypC/HybG/HupF family hydrogenase formation chaperone encodes MCLAVPGKIISIEGDDPLLRSGRVDFSGVIKQVNLAYVPEAKVGDYVLVHVGFAINIIDEAEANQVFEYLREMGELAELEGHEAK; translated from the coding sequence ATGTGCCTGGCGGTTCCCGGAAAAATCATAAGCATCGAAGGCGACGACCCCTTACTTCGGAGCGGTCGCGTCGATTTCAGCGGGGTGATCAAGCAAGTCAACCTCGCCTATGTCCCGGAAGCCAAGGTTGGTGATTACGTGCTGGTTCATGTGGGCTTCGCCATCAACATCATCGACGAAGCCGAAGCCAATCAGGTTTTCGAATATCTGCGCGAGATGGGTGAGTTGGCCGAACTGGAAGGCCACGAGGCAAAATGA
- the hypB gene encoding hydrogenase nickel incorporation protein HypB, with amino-acid sequence MRVITIERKVLEKNDEIAGQNRLLLGQHGILVLNLVSSPGAGKTSIVERTLEHLGRDLKVGVIEGDVQTDLDAQRVARYQVPVIQIVTNGGCHLEARLVQEALAQMDLRGLEILIIENVGNLVCPANYDLGETMKVVVLSTTEGDDKPLKYPGMVRNASVLLINKVDLIPYVNCNLAALKNNALQINPHLQVFETSCTTGAGIAEWCRWLKERGARRL; translated from the coding sequence ATGAGAGTCATTACGATTGAACGCAAGGTGCTGGAAAAGAACGATGAAATTGCGGGCCAGAACCGGCTGCTTCTCGGGCAACACGGCATTCTGGTTCTGAACCTTGTCAGCTCCCCTGGGGCCGGAAAAACCAGCATCGTCGAGCGTACCCTGGAGCATCTAGGGAGGGACCTTAAGGTCGGCGTAATTGAAGGCGATGTTCAAACGGACCTGGACGCCCAGCGTGTGGCCCGCTATCAGGTGCCGGTGATCCAGATCGTCACCAACGGAGGTTGTCATCTGGAGGCACGGCTGGTCCAGGAGGCGCTTGCACAGATGGATCTACGCGGCCTGGAGATCCTCATCATCGAGAATGTAGGCAATCTGGTCTGTCCGGCGAACTACGATCTCGGTGAGACCATGAAGGTGGTCGTCCTGAGTACCACCGAAGGGGATGACAAACCCCTCAAGTACCCCGGCATGGTCCGCAATGCCTCCGTCCTGCTCATCAACAAAGTCGACCTGATCCCCTATGTAAACTGCAATCTGGCCGCCTTGAAAAACAACGCACTTCAGATCAATCCCCATTTGCAGGTCTTCGAAACCTCCTGCACCACGGGCGCAGGAATCGCCGAGTGGTGCCGCTGGCTCAAGGAGAGGGGCGCGCGCAGATTGTGA
- a CDS encoding enoyl-CoA hydratase/isomerase family protein yields MGELVTLGKSGDIGIVTINNPPVNALRPDLLESLIACIHGAENDDDIKALVLIGNGRIFSAGGDIGLIDRMASGRCQAGIDFHPLLRTLEDCPKPIVCAIHGEALGGGLQIALACHYRIAVPEARVGEPEVKLGLIPNAGGTQRLPRLAGVAKAVDMCARGEPIPAAEALASGILDRIVAGDLLKGALAYAHELVVQGLGPRRTRECWRKPETPDIRASVLASARARANTRMRGRLAPLKAIEAVEAATILPFEEGCRKEHQLFQECLLSSQAGSLIHMFLSERPGRIPNAAGRTPAPEVRRAAVIGGGTMGSGIAMAYAGAGIPVLLKEISSEVIERSMTAILRNYDKSVQGGRLSREAADACFRRIQPTQTYEAFSNVDIAIEAVFEEIELKKRIMAELDRICRPGVILASNTSTLDIDEIARATSRPDRVVGHHFFAPAHIMRLLEIARGRASSADVIDASLALARKLGKVGVVVGNCRGFVGNRMYHQYQREAQLLLEEGAAVPEVDRALYDFGMAMGPLATADLSGLDVGWKIRRAHPQEGDWPNQSLVADRLCELGRFGQKTGAGWYQYQPGDRTPVPDPEVEKIIEACACAAGITRRTIAAGEIVERTVYALINEGARILAEGIAARAADIDVIYVNGYGFPAHRGGPMWFADRLGLAKVHRRVCEFEQVQGARWAPAPLLGRLAEAGKSFADFDGREAGRHRSDDDE; encoded by the coding sequence ATGGGCGAACTCGTAACGCTTGGCAAAAGCGGCGATATCGGCATTGTCACGATCAATAATCCTCCCGTGAACGCCCTCCGCCCCGACTTGCTCGAGAGCCTGATTGCGTGCATCCATGGCGCAGAGAATGACGACGACATCAAAGCACTGGTGCTGATTGGCAACGGCCGGATCTTCAGCGCTGGCGGAGACATCGGGCTCATCGACCGCATGGCGTCGGGTCGTTGTCAAGCGGGCATCGACTTCCATCCGCTGCTTCGGACACTGGAAGATTGCCCGAAGCCGATCGTGTGTGCCATCCACGGGGAAGCCCTCGGTGGCGGCCTGCAGATCGCTCTGGCCTGCCACTATCGGATTGCCGTCCCTGAGGCGCGGGTCGGCGAGCCCGAAGTCAAGCTGGGGCTGATTCCGAACGCCGGAGGCACGCAGCGACTTCCGCGGCTGGCCGGCGTCGCCAAAGCAGTCGACATGTGCGCTCGGGGCGAGCCGATCCCAGCGGCCGAGGCGCTCGCCTCTGGGATCCTGGACCGCATCGTCGCCGGCGATCTGCTGAAGGGCGCGCTGGCCTATGCGCATGAACTCGTTGTGCAAGGATTGGGGCCGCGCCGGACGCGGGAATGCTGGCGGAAACCGGAGACACCGGACATCCGCGCCTCCGTGCTTGCCTCGGCGCGCGCCCGGGCGAACACAAGAATGCGCGGGCGCCTGGCGCCTCTCAAGGCGATCGAGGCCGTGGAAGCAGCCACGATCCTGCCATTCGAGGAAGGCTGCCGAAAGGAGCACCAGCTTTTCCAGGAATGCCTGCTCTCCAGCCAGGCCGGGTCCCTGATCCACATGTTTCTCAGCGAGCGGCCGGGCAGAATCCCCAACGCTGCAGGAAGGACACCCGCCCCCGAGGTGCGCCGCGCAGCCGTCATCGGTGGGGGAACGATGGGGAGCGGCATTGCCATGGCCTATGCCGGCGCAGGTATTCCGGTATTGCTCAAGGAAATCTCCTCGGAAGTGATCGAGAGGAGCATGACTGCCATCCTGCGCAACTACGACAAATCCGTCCAGGGGGGGCGTCTGAGCCGGGAAGCCGCGGATGCCTGCTTCCGTCGAATCCAGCCGACACAGACCTACGAAGCGTTCTCCAACGTCGATATCGCGATCGAGGCGGTCTTCGAAGAGATCGAGCTCAAGAAACGGATAATGGCCGAGCTCGACCGCATATGCCGTCCTGGGGTGATTCTTGCAAGCAATACCTCCACGCTCGACATTGACGAGATCGCCCGCGCCACTTCCCGCCCGGACCGTGTCGTCGGCCATCATTTTTTCGCACCGGCTCACATCATGCGGCTGCTCGAAATCGCGCGCGGCAGAGCCAGCTCTGCCGATGTCATTGATGCTTCCCTGGCGCTCGCCCGCAAGCTGGGAAAAGTCGGAGTGGTGGTGGGGAATTGCCGGGGATTTGTCGGCAATCGCATGTATCACCAGTACCAGCGAGAAGCCCAGTTGCTCCTCGAAGAAGGTGCCGCGGTGCCGGAAGTGGACCGGGCCTTATACGATTTCGGCATGGCCATGGGTCCGCTGGCCACGGCGGACCTGTCCGGATTGGACGTGGGCTGGAAAATCAGGCGCGCACATCCGCAGGAGGGAGACTGGCCGAATCAATCTCTCGTTGCCGACCGCCTATGCGAGTTGGGCCGTTTCGGGCAAAAGACGGGAGCGGGTTGGTATCAATACCAGCCGGGGGATCGCACGCCGGTTCCCGATCCGGAAGTCGAGAAAATCATCGAAGCTTGCGCATGTGCGGCAGGAATCACAAGACGAACGATAGCTGCCGGGGAAATTGTCGAACGCACCGTGTACGCACTCATCAATGAAGGCGCCCGCATTCTCGCAGAGGGAATCGCAGCGCGTGCCGCAGACATCGACGTCATTTATGTCAACGGATACGGATTTCCCGCGCATCGGGGCGGGCCCATGTGGTTTGCCGACCGTCTCGGCCTCGCTAAGGTCCATCGGCGCGTCTGCGAGTTCGAACAGGTTCAAGGCGCCCGCTGGGCTCCGGCTCCGCTGTTGGGCAGGCTGGCGGAAGCGGGAAAGAGTTTCGCCGACTTCGACGGCCGGGAGGCCGGCCGGCACAGGAGTGACGATGACGAATAA